In a genomic window of Oncorhynchus kisutch isolate 150728-3 linkage group LG9, Okis_V2, whole genome shotgun sequence:
- the larp7 gene encoding la-related protein 7: MVDTEERVVGGALSSTMNPGGKNKENEKKKRSRVKQLLADVKKQVDFWFGDVNLHKDRFLRRLIEESRDGYVDISVLTSFNRMKNLTTDCKLIARALKNSSVVEVNLEGTKVRRQRPIGEDPKDVDNRTVYVELLPKKVTHDWLERVFTKCGNVVYVSVPRYKTTGHSKGFAFIEFETEEEAQKAIEMLNNPPEDAPRKPGIFPKTKNRKPIPDPPTLNTTLDEEEEKKRRKKKKSRGSTKEDTPSQAETTVGGAKEQEIESESKPSDRKRKCTAEGAEVVAPEGGTDKAPAKRLEKKRRRSQAGESSESDVQGDMPAKLRRMSEGEEGKVKEEDKVKECDGKDLPVKVEEEEEEKMDDSLLKAKRKRKKKHKERAKIGEEVIPLRVLSKKDWLKLKVEYLTLQKRSMGALKACLTKFHHKGAGAGEKMEMDTSLQQKQTSPEESMKAGEKESPLGPQFESGCIVRITHTTPLPGRKVIKDALSEVSPVVYVDTLEGDAEGHVRFKTPAEAKAIIDARTELQHKHSWQLEILSGDHEQRYWQKILVDRQAKLNRPRDKKRGTEKLISKAEKIIIARAKEATKHIRFMED; encoded by the exons ATGGTAGACACAGAGGAAAGAGTCGTAGGTGGTGCCCTATCATCTACCATGAACCCAGGTGGAAAGAACAAAGAGaatgagaagaagaagaggtcCCGTGTGAAACAGCTGCTTGCAGACGTGAAGAAGCAGGTGGACTTCTGGTTTGGGGATGTCAACCTTCACAAGGACAGGTTTCTAAGACGACTCATTGAGGAGTCACGAGATGGAT ATGTTGATATATCTGTTTTGACATCCTTCAACCGAATGAAAAATCTGACAACTGATTGCAAATTGATTGCAAGGGCACTGAAAAATTCATCTGTAGTTGAG GTCAACCTAGAGGGAACTAAAGTGCGACGGCAGCGTCCAATTGGAGAGGATCCGAAAGATGTAGACAACCGAACAGTCTATGTG GAGCTTCTGCCCAAGAAAGTAACACACGACTGGCTAGAACGAGTGTTTACCAAATGTGGAAATGTGGTTTACGTCAGTGTACCGAGATACAAAACCACGGGCCACTCCAAAGGGTTCGCCTTCATTGAGTTTGAGACGGAAGAGGAAGCACAGAAAGCCATAGAG ATGCTGAACAACCCTCCAGAGGACGCCCCCAGGAAACCTGGCATCTTCCCTAAGACCAAGAACAGGAAGCCTATCCCCGATCCACCCACCCTGAACACCACACTAG ACGAGGAAGAGGAAAAGaaaaggaggaagaagaagaagtcccGGGGCAGCACCAAAGAGGACACCCCGTCACAGGCTGAGACAACAGTGGGCGGGGCCAAAGAACAAGAAATAGAATCTGAGTCTAAGCCCTCTGACAGGAAGAGGAAATGCACGGCCGAGGGTGCAGAGGTTGTAGCACCTGAGGGGGGCACAGATAAGGCCCCGGCCAAAAGGCTAGAGAAGAAGAGACGGCGGTCCCAGGCAGGGGAAAGCTCAGAGAGTGACGTCCAGGGAGACATGCCCGCTAAGCTGAGAAGGATGAGCGAGGGGGAGGAGGGcaaggtgaaggaggaagacaaGGTGAAGGAGTGTGATGGGAAAG ATTTGCCTGTCAAggttgaggaggaagaggaggagaagatggacGACTCCCTGCTAAAAGctaagaggaagaggaagaagaagcacAAGGAGAGGGCGAAGATTGGTGAAGAGGTCATTCCTCTCCGGGTTCTCTCCAA GAAAGACTGGCTGAAGTTGAAGGTGGAGTATCTGACCCTGCAGAAGAGGAGCATGGGAGCTCTGAAGGCATGCCTGACCAAGTTCCACCACAAGGGGGCAGGAGCAGGAGAGAAAATGGAGATGGACACCAGTCTCCAACAGAAACAGACATCTC CTGAGGAGAGTATGAAAGCAGGTGAAAAGGAGAGCCCCCTTGGCCCTCAGTTTGAGAGTGGCTGCATCGTCAGGATCACCCACACCACACCCTTACCTGGCAGAAAAGTCATCAAG GACGCTCTCTCTGAGGTGTCCCCAGtggtgtatgtggacaccctagAGGGGGACGCCGAGGGTCACGTCCGCTTCAAGACTCCAGCAGAGGCCAAGGCCATCATTGACGCTCGCACCGAGCTGCAGCACAAACACAGCTGGCAGCTGGAGATCCTTTCTG GCGACCATGAACAAAGGTACTGGCAGAAGATCCTGGTGGACCGCCAAGCTAAGTTGAACCGGCCCAGAGACAAGAAACGGGGCACAGAGAAG CTCATTTCCAAAGCCGAGAAAATCATCATAGCCCGGGCCAAGGAGGCCACTAAGCACATCCGCTTCATGGAAGACTGA
- the LOC109896503 gene encoding uncharacterized protein LOC109896503: protein MDLEDSHQEKGMEEEVEVEAEKPDTQLKEEKKVMSGKAPKKSADQGTEEGSSVAFCSPRAHYPDKYRNRAAVIQLLHEELRKSQLYPSEMEEDVCFPILINFMRNLTDRQWEVIQEGMRNPTTKVQLAKMCRKIAKTVSHIAVEILIPTLAQILELDSAGEASSSPSLTGSECANIASIQEHVVKLNEDGLPKRPGSGRSLCSQWVRSPYPSSTEFEQSLELIRGHSYHNRELRTSDSGRHYYSSHTPTPRSSTSSQTSLQRAHRVDIRLTDPLNALFGITEATILQTLGDQSCSSGSPGLTRSVVRDVVSQVNSDISLIISCSSSGKSRPVLCDTGRRYAMQAAQKLVSVICAKLRRFGITGQAAPQAKTNPSKENVDIEASLAPLTGEVMAVMVNSRECQGGEQGTMDVLREITHKVNVLASRDSVGLLEDSLAEEKNLKETVSSGSLVSPNILILSPSEKKLGSPVMTTIEKFSSGELKSEATNAISEVLIRSSRSLSAEMSACTPEHSCNLASERNLPAMPELLTTTINVGSEASEIMDSFLSDMTCIAQSDFTKMKALPAALNLSKRLQNTLRGFYSRLLAPNSSERDKEENLEQAKNISAPTLIQKSFGSNKSERILPGVISPGEVALHRHQSESSRPMALSPQIIQLHLDSTTKEVVSTIVSCYKPEVPEEELTYSHEKMSSDTSLLATEFVDHVIAWLKVISAASSATSSSESLCVSPNAFICELSSETFQTQAVKRVKQVLIESVRCFSNSGSSSISESHTSRVSQSDVGIQQDSSSTSFMSMDSSSFGVVAAVVKDMKSLLQTTESTDSLQPTDSALLHGTTSYSETSSKSWQSGVAISDFKLWSTAQTIYRHLRNNLREVFIRHHQPDVKTTDAIITQAKKSSSQILLAIQEEMTRSEELMTSQELVQLHGIVGMMLEGVETVCSEDDTEQEWQELQRPSTSLSTASKGSMSQRLNNTHTLPGTPMSTELLDSSFPVIRSTCIDARDDIASGASLSDLGKTLNGAVSFIIEHLDPEVMQQITSPDSDLTSLEELISKEKIHSLCHDLVAQLESLIQEQNSIPLIKSVAVAKCVSDTVLLNLARRENQVGKPFSSKLIYMFAEELVKQLLLPLILPPSLWGLDQEASLYDVPSSTSSHRSSSSTTSLVTVLDGSSSLVSASSSQVYDDTVNLFTSAICHQVMDNISGASSHTVEDNIHDREASIIATGSVEQAQSDSSSPRAVKQGKWRFRFLPKFSKFRLNLKDLEDSHQEKGMEEEVEAEKPDAQLKEEKKVMSGKAPKKSADQGTEEGSSVAFCSPRAHYPDKYRNRAAVIQLLHEELRKSQLYPSGMEEDVCFPILINFMRNLTDRQWEVIQEGMRNPTTKVQLAKMCRKIAKTVSHIAVEILIPTLAQILELDSAGEASSSPSLTGSECANIASIQEYVVKLNEDGLPQRPGSGRSLCSQWARTPSPSATDFEQSHMVTFDDKDLSTRPSSGRCLYSQWVKSPYPSSTEFEQRLELIRGHSYQNRELRTSDSGRHYYSSHTPTPRSSTSSQTSLQRAHRVDVRLTDPLNALFGITEATILQTLGDQSCSSGSPGLTRSVVKDVVSQVNSDISLIISCSSSGKSRPVLCDTGRRYAMQAAQKLVSVICAKLRRFGITGQAAPQAKTNPSKENVDIEASLAPLTGEVMAVMVNSRECQRGEQGTMDVLRELTHKVNVLASRDSVGLLEDSLAEEKNLKDTVSSGSLVSPNILILSPSEKKLGSPVMTTIEKFSSGELKSEATNAISEVLIRSSRSLSAEMSACTPEHSCNLASERNLPAMPELLTTTINVGSEASEIMDSFLSDMTCIAQSDFTKMKALPVALNLSKRLQNTLRGFYSRLLAPNSSERDKEENLEQAKNISAPTLIQKSFGSNKSERILPGVISPGEVALHRHQSESSRPMALSPQIIQLHLDSTTKEVVSTIVSCYMPEVPEEELTYSHEKMSSDTSLLATEFVDHVIAWLKVISAASSATSSSESLCVSPNAFICELSSETFQTQAVKRVKQVLIESVRCFSNSGSSSISESHTSRVSQSDVGIQQDSSSTSFMSMDSSSFGVVAAVVKDMKSLLQTTESTDSLQPTDSALLHGTTSYSETSSKSWQSGVAISDFKLWSTAQTIYRHLRNNLREVFIRHHQPDVKTTDAIITQAKKSSSQILLAIQEEMTRSEELMTSQELVQLHGIVGMMLEGVETVCSEDDTEQEWQELQRPSTSLSTASKGSRSQRLNNTHTLPGTPMSTELLDSSFPVIRSTCIDARDDIASGASLSDLGKTLNGAVSFIIEHLDPEVMQQITSPDSDLTSLEELISKEKIHSLCHDLVAQLESLIQEQNSIPLIKSVAVAKCVSDTVLLNLARRENQVGKPFSSKLIYMFAEELVKQLLLPLILPPSLWGLDQEASLYDVPSSTSSHRSSSSTTSLVTVLDGSSSLVSASSSQVYDDTVNLFTSAICHQVMDNISGASSHTVEDNIHDREASIIATGSVEQAQSDSSSPRAVKQGKWRFRFLPKFSKFRLNLKCLRRRNKKQVQPSEEAQDQIKVPREEDHCILPNTVPKAVMAPLQESCLSTSQPKEKKHKPSIFVRMFLAINKCFWNTLKCQSNK, encoded by the exons ATG GACTTGGAAGATAGTCACCAGGAGaaagggatggaagaggaggtggaggtggaggcagAGAAACCAGACACTCAACTAAAGGAAGAGAAGAAGGTCATGTCTGGCAAG GCCCCCAAAAAATCTGCAGACCAAGGCACTGAAGAAG GTTCCTCAGTGGCATTCTGTTCACCCCGAGCTCACTATCCAGATAAATACCGAAACAGAGCGGCCGTAATTCAACTCTTACATGAGGAATTACGCAAGAGTCAACTTTACCCCTCAGAAATGGAAGAGGACGTCTGCTTCCCAATCCTCATCAATTTCATGAGGAATCTCACTGATAG GCAGTGGGAGGTGATTCAGGAGGGCATGAGAAATCCT ACAACCAAAGTACAACTTGCCAAAATGTGTAGGAAGATAGCGAAAACAGTTTCCCACATTGCGGTAGAGATCCTCATCCCGACCCTTGCACAAATATTAGAGCTTGATTCCGCTGGAGAAGCTAGTTCCTCTCCCTCGCTGACTGGATCAGAGTGCGCCAACATTGCAAGCATCCAGGAACATGTGGTGAAATTGAATGAAGATGGTCTACCTAAGAGGCCTGGCAGTGGAAGGTCCCTGTGCAGTCAATGGGTCAGGAGTCCCTACCCCTCATCCACTGAATTTGAACAGAGTCTGGAATTGATCCGCGGACACAGTTACCACAACAGAGAATTGAGGACGAGCGACAGTGGCAGACATTATTACAGctcccacacacccactccacgtTCTTCCACAAG TTCCCAGACGTCGTTGCAGAGGGCACATCGAGTAGACATTCGACTGACAGATCCTCTGAATGCCCTCTTTGGGATCACAGAGGCCACAATTCTCCAAACGCTGGGTGATCAATCCTGCTCTTCTGGCTCACCTGGATTGACCAGATCTGTGGTCAGAGATGTCGTGAGTCAGGTGAACTCTGACATCTCACTGATCATCTCCTGTTCCAGCTCAGGTAAATCAAGACCAGTGTTGTGTGACACTGGCAGGCGATATGCCATGCAGGCCGCCCAGAAGCTGGTGTCTGTTATCTGTGCCAAGTTGCGGAGGTTTGGAATCACTGGACAGGCTGCGCCTCAAGCCAAAACCAATCCATCTAAGGAGAATGTGGACATTGAGGCTTCTCTTGCACCATTGACAGGAGAGGTCATGGCTGTTATGGTCAACTCCAGAGAATGCCAGGGAGGAGAGCAAGGAACAATGGATGTGCTTCGAGAAATAACACACAAAGTAAATGTTTTGGCTTCAAGGGATAGTGTTGGTCTTCTGGAAGACTCCCTAGCAGAGGAAAAAAATCTGAAAGAGACTGTATCCTCTGGCAGCTTGGTGAGTCCAAACATCCTCATACTTTCACCTTCTGAGAAAAAGCTTGGATCTCCTGTAATGACAACCATTGAGAAATTCTCCAGTGGTGAATTGAAGTCAGAAGCCACTAACGCTATTAGCGAAGTGCTCATTAGGTCTAGCAGAAGTCTATCTGCAGAAATGTCTGCTTGCACACCTGAGCATTCATGTAATCTGGCCAGTGAAAGGAATCTGCCAGCTATGCCAGAACTTTTAACAACTACAATTAATGTAGGTTCTGAAGCCTCTGAAATTATGGATTCCTTTCTGAGCGATATGACATGTATCGCACAATCAGATTTCACAAAAATGAAAGCTCTACCCGCGGCCCTTAACCTTTCTAAAAGATTGCAGAATACGCTGAGGGGATTTTACTCTCGACTTTTGGCCCCTAACAGCTCAGAACGAGACAAAGAGGAGAATCTAGAGCAAGCTAAAAACATTTCTGCTCCTACTTTGATCCAAAAGTCATTTGGATCCAACAAGAGTGAGCGTATACTTCCAGGGGTCATATCACCAGGAGAAGTGGCTCTTCATAGACATCAGAGCGAAAGCTCCAGACCTATGGCTCTTAGCCCTCAGATCATTCAGCTTCACCTCGACTCTACCACTAAGGAGGTTGTGAGCACAATTGTGTCATGTTACAAGCCAGAAGTTCCTGAGGAAGAATTGACATATTCACATGAAAAGATGTCATCGGATACATCCCTTTTGGCTACTGAGTTTGTGGACCATGTCATAGCTTGGTTAAAGGTAATCTCTGCCGCAAGTTCTGCAACTTCTTCATCAGAGAGTTTGTGCGTTTCTCCAAATGCATTCATTTGCGAACTCTCCAGTGAAACGTTTCAGACACAGGCTGTGAAACGAGTGAAACAAGTCCTAATTGAATCTGTCAGGTGCTTTTCCAACTCAGGAAGTTCCAGCATATCAGAGTCCCACACTAGTCGGGTCAGTCAATCAGATGTTGGCATTCAACAGGATTCCTCCTCAACTTCCTTTATGAGCATGGACTCATCCTCTTTTGGTGTTGTTGCAGCCGTTGTGAAAGACATGAAGAGCCTGTTGCAGACAACCGAATCAACTGATAGTCTACAGCCAACTGATTCTGCCCTTCTACATGGTACCACAAGTTATTCTGAGACATCAAGCAAGAGCTGGCAAAGTGGTGTTGCCATTTCTGACTTTAAACTTTGGTCTACAGCACAGACTATTTATAGGCACCTGCGGAACAACCTGAGAGAGGTTTTCATCCGGCATCATCAACCAGATGTAAAAACCACAGATGCTATCATAACGCAAGCCAAAAAAAGCAGCAGTCAAATCTTGCTTGCCATCCAAGAGGAAATGACCAGATCGGAGGAATTGATGACCTCACAGGAGCTGGTGCAACTCCATGGCATTGTGGGAATGATGCTGGAGGGTGTGGAGACAGTTTGCAGTGAGGATGATACAGAGCAAGAGTGGCAAGAGCTTCAAAGGCCTTCAACTTCTTTATCTACTGCTTCAAAAGGATCAATGTCTCAGAGATTGAACAATACTCACACTCTCCCAGGAACTCCAATGTCAACTGAGTTACTGGACAGTAGCTTCCCTGTCATTAGAAGCACATGTATTGATGCAAGAGATGATATTGCATCTGGGGCCTCATTGAGTGACCTAGGAAAAACCCTGAATGGTGCGGTGAGCTTCATCATTGAACATCTTGATCCTGAAGTGATGCAGCAGATCACTTCTCCAGACTCTGATCTAACATCACTAGAAGAACTTATCTCAAAGGAGAAGATTCACTCATTGTGCCATGACCTTGTTGCTCAACTTGAGAGCCTCATTCAGGAGCAGAACAGCATCCCACTAATCAAATCGGTGGCAGTCGCTAAGTGTGTCTCTGACACAGTTTTGCTTAACCTAGCAAGGAGGGAAAACCAAGTGGGGAAACCCTTCTCCTCCAAACTCATCTACATGTTCGCTGAGGAGTTAGTGAAGCAATTGCTGCTTCCTTTGATCTTGCCTCCTTCATTGTGGGGCTTGGATCAGGAAGCCTCCCTTTACGATGTTCCGTCGAGCACATCTAGTCACCGCAGCTCAAGCTCCACTACTTCTCTAGTGACTGTACTTGATGGTAGTAGCTCTCTGGTGTCTGCTAGTTCTTCGCAGGTTTACGATGACACAGTGAATCTGTTCACAAGCGCGATCTGTCACCAAGTGATGGACAACATTTCTGGAGCCTCTAGTCACACAGTGGAGGACAACATCCATGACAGAGAGGCATCCATCATTGCTACTGGGTCTGTGGAGCAGGCCCAGAGTGATTCCAGTTCTCCTCGGGCTGTGAAACAAGGCAAATGGAGGTTCAGATTCCTCCCAAAGTTTTCCAAGTTCAGACTCAACCTCAAG GACTTGGAAGATAGCCACCAGGAGaaagggatggaagaggaggtggaggcagAGAAACCAGACGCTCAACTAAAGGAAGAGAAGAAGGTCATGTCTGGCAAG GCCCCCAAAAAATCTGCAGACCAAGGCACTGAAGAAG GTTCCTCAGTGGCATTCTGTTCACCCCGAGCTCACTATCCAGATAAATACCGAAACAGAGCGGCCGTAATTCAACTCTTACATGAGGAATTACGCAAGAGTCAACTTTACCCCTCAGGAATGGAAGAGGACGTCTGCTTCCCAATCCTCATCAATTTCATGAGGAATCTCACTGATAG GCAGTGGGAGGTGATTCAGGAGGGCATGAGAAATCCT ACAACCAAAGTACAACTTGCCAAAATGTGTAGGAAGATAGCGAAAACAGTTTCCCACATTGCGGTAGAGATCCTCATCCCGACCCTTGCACAAATATTAGAGCTTGATTCCGCTGGAGAAGCTAGTTCCTCTCCCTCGCTGACTGGATCAGAGTGCGCCAACATTGCAAGCATCCAGGAATATGTGGTGAAATTGAATGAAGATGGTCTACCTCAGAGGCCTGGCAGTGGAAGGTCCCTGTGCAGTCAATGGGCCAGGACTccctccccctcagccactgATTTTGAGCAGTCACACATGGTGACATTTGATGACAAAGATCTATCCACAAGGCCCAGCAGTGGAAGGTGTCTGTACAGTCAATGGGTCAAGAGTCCCTACCCCTCATCCACTGAATTTGAACAGAGGCTGGAATTGATCCGCGGACACAGTTACCAAAACAGAGAATTGAGGACGAGCGACAGTGGCAGACATTATTACAGctcccacacacccactccacgtTCTTCCACAAG TTCCCAGACGTCGTTGCAGAGGGCACATCGAGTAGACGTTCGACTGACAGATCCTCTGAATGCCCTCTTTGGGATCACAGAGGCCACAATTCTCCAAACGCTGGGTGATCAATCCTGCTCTTCTGGCTCACCTGGATTGACCAGATCTGTGGTCAAAGATGTCGTGAGTCAGGTGAACTCTGACATCTCACTGATCATCTCCTGTTCCAGCTCAGGTAAATCAAGACCAGTGTTGTGTGACACTGGCAGGCGATATGCCATGCAGGCCGCCCAGAAGCTGGTGTCTGTTATCTGTGCCAAGTTGCGGAGGTTTGGAATCACTGGACAGGCTGCGCCTCAAGCCAAAACCAATCCATCTAAGGAGAATGTGGACATTGAGGCTTCTCTTGCACCATTGACAGGAGAGGTCATGGCTGTTATGGTCAACtccagagaatgccagagagGAGAGCAAGGAACAATGGATGTGCTTCGAGAATTAACACACAAAGTAAATGTTTTGGCTTCAAGGGATAGTGTTGGTCTTCTGGAAGACTCCCTAGCAGAGGAAAAAAATCTGAAAGATACTGTATCCTCTGGCAGCTTGGTGAGTCCAAACATCCTCATACTTTCACCTTCTGAGAAAAAGCTTGGATCTCCTGTAATGACAACCATTGAGAAATTCTCCAGTGGTGAATTGAAGTCAGAAGCCACTAACGCTATTAGCGAAGTGCTCATTAGGTCTAGCAGAAGTCTATCTGCAGAAATGTCTGCTTGCACACCTGAGCATTCATGTAATTTGGCCAGTGAAAGGAATCTGCCAGCTATGCCAGAACTTTTAACAACTACAATTAATGTAGGTTCTGAAGCCTCTGAAATTATGGATTCCTTTCTGAGCGATATGACATGTATCGCACAATCAGATTTCACAAAAATGAAAGCTCTACCCGTGGCCCTTAACCTTTCTAAAAGGTTGCAGAATACGCTGAGGGGATTTTACTCTCGACTTTTGGCCCCTAACAGCTCAGAACGAGACAAAGAGGAGAATCTAGAGCAAGCTAAAAACATTTCTGCTCCTACTTTGATCCAAAAGTCATTTGGATCCAACAAGAGTGAGCGTATACTTCCAGGGGTCATATCACCAGGAGAAGTGGCTCTTCATAGACATCAGAGCGAAAGCTCCAGACCTATGGCTCTTAGCCCTCAGATCATTCAGCTTCACCTCGACTCTACCACTAAGGAGGTTGTGAGCACAATTGTGTCATGTTACATGCCAGAAGTTCCTGAGGAAGAATTGACATATTCACATGAAAAGATGTCATCGGATACATCCCTTTTGGCTACTGAGTTTGTGGACCATGTCATAGCTTGGTTAAAGGTAATCTCTGCCGCAAGTTCTGCAACTTCTTCATCAGAGAGTTTGTGCGTTTCTCCAAATGCATTCATTTGCGAACTCTCCAGTGAAACGTTTCAGACACAGGCTGTGAAACGAGTGAAACAAGTCCTAATTGAATCTGTCAGGTGCTTTTCCAACTCAGGAAGTTCCAGCATATCAGAGTCCCACACTAGTCGGGTCAGTCAATCAGATGTTGGCATTCAACAGGATTCCTCCTCAACTTCCTTTATGAGCATGGACTCATCCTCTTTTGGTGTTGTTGCAGCCGTTGTGAAAGACATGAAGAGCCTGTTGCAGACAACCGAATCAACTGATAGTCTACAGCCAACTGATTCTGCCCTTCTACATGGTACCACAAGTTATTCTGAGACATCAAGCAAGAGCTGGCAAAGTGGTGTTGCCATTTCTGACTTTAAACTTTGGTCTACAGCACAGACTATTTATAGGCACCTGCGGAACAACCTGAGAGAGGTTTTCATCCGGCATCATCAACCAGATGTAAAAACCACAGATGCTATCATAACGCAAGCCAAAAAAAGCAGCAGTCAAATCTTGCTTGCCATCCAAGAGGAAATGACCAGATCGGAGGAATTGATGACCTCACAGGAGCTGGTGCAACTCCATGGCATTGTGGGAATGATGCTGGAGGGTGTGGAGACAGTTTGCAGTGAGGATGATACAGAGCAAGAGTGGCAAGAGCTTCAAAGGCCTTCAACTTCTTTATCTACTGCTTCAAAAGGCTCAAGGTCTCAGAGATTGAACAATACTCACACTCTCCCAGGAACTCCAATGTCAACTGAGTTACTGGACAGTAGCTTCCCTGTCATTAGAAGCACATGTATTGATGCAAGAGATGATATTGCATCCGGGGCCTCATTGAGTGACCTAGGAAAAACCCTGAATGGTGCGGTGAGCTTCATCATTGAACATCTTGATCCTGAAGTGATGCAGCAGATCACTTCTCCAGACTCTGATCTAACATCACTAGAAGAACTTATCTCAAAGGAGAAGATTCACTCATTGTGCCATGACCTTGTTGCTCAACTTGAGAGCCTCATTCAGGAGCAGAACAGCATCCCACTAATCAAATCGGTGGCAGTCGCTAAGTGTGTCTCTGACACAGTTTTGCTTAACCTAGCAAGGAGGGAAAACCAAGTGGGGAAACCCTTCTCCTCCAAACTCATCTACATGTTCGCTGAGGAGTTAGTGAAGCAATTGCTGCTTCCTTTGATCTTGCCTCCTTCATTGTGGGGCTTGGATCAGGAAGCCTCCCTTTACGATGTTCCGTCGAGCACATCTAGTCACCGCAGCTCAAGCTCCACTACTTCTCTAGTGACTGTACTTGATGGTAGTAGCTCTCTGGTGTCTGCTAGTTCTTCGCAGGTTTACGATGACACAGTGAATCTGTTCACAAGCGCGATCTGTCACCAAGTGATGGACAACATTTCTGGAGCCTCGAGTCACACAGTGGAGGACAACATCCATGACAGAGAGGCATCCATCATTGCTACTGGGTCTGTGGAGCAGGCCCAGAGTGATTCCAGTTCTCCTCGGGCTGTGAAACAAGGCAAATGGAGGTTCAGATTCCTCCCAAAGTTTTCCAAGTTCAGACTCAACCTCAAG TGCCTGAGGCGGCGCAACAAAAAGCAGGTACAGCCCTCAGAGGAAGCCCAGGACCAGATTAAGGTTCCCCGGGAAGAGGACCATTGCATAT TACCCAACACAGTGCCAAAGGCTGTCATGGCTCCACTTCAAGAGAGTTGTCTCTCCACTTCTCAACCCAAGGAGAAGAAACACAAACCCTCCATCTTTGTCAGGATGTTCTTGGCCATCAACAAATGCTTTTGGAACACCTTAAAATGTCAATCTAACAAATAA